A genomic window from Labrus bergylta chromosome 7, fLabBer1.1, whole genome shotgun sequence includes:
- the LOC136179672 gene encoding electron transfer flavoprotein beta subunit lysine methyltransferase-like — protein sequence MFGLFKSSRWSRCVKGSFTAFRRRCVSHSRRFIGENTEVVGEQSLTPELRLRLFTPSCRFWTERPELWPYEDPYWAIYWPGGQALSRFLLDHPAVCRGQTVLDLGSGCGASAIAAILCGAAHVVANDIDPMAAVATHMNSELNGLQPPVCLTHNIMGSPPAAFHLILLGDMFYDQSLATSLHSWLNRCMETHGTKVLIGDPGRAQFEEHAIRRLLRPLAQFELPDSVREENYGLSCSGVWSYTPEL from the exons ATGTTTGGACTCTTTAAGTCCTCTAGATGGAGCAGGTGTGTTAAAGGCTCGTTCACAGCATTCAGAcggaggtgtgtgtctcacagccGCAGATTTATCGGTGAAAACACGGAGGTGGTCGGAGAGCAGAGCCTCACCCCGGAGCTCAGACTGAGGCTGTTCACTCCCAGCTGCAGATTCTGGACGGAGAGACCCGAACTGTGGCCCTACGAGGACCCGTACTGGGCGATCTACTGGCCCGGAGGACAGGCGCTGTCACG gtttctcCTGGACCACCCCGCAGTGTGTCGGGGTCAGACCGTTCTGGATCTGGGCAGCGGCTGCGGAGCCTCCGCCATCGCCGCCATTCTGTGCGGTGCCGCTCATGTAGTGGCTAACGACATCGACCCTA TGGCAGCCGTGGCGACGCACATGAACAGTGAGCTGAACGGCCTGCAGCCTCCTGTGTGTCTCACCCACAACATCATGGGTTCACCGCCCGCCGCCTTCCACCTGATCCTGCTGGGCGACATGTTCTACGACCAGTCCCTCGCCACCAGCCTGCACAGCTGGTTGAACCGCTGCATGGAGACCCACGGCACCAAAGTCCTGATCGGAGATCCAGGAAGAGCTCAGTTTGAGGAGCACGCCATCCGACGCCTCCTGAGGCCGCTGGCTCAGTTTGAGCTGCCCgacagtgtgagagaggagaactACGGCCTGAGCTGCAGCGGCGTCTGGAGCTACACACCTGAactctga